From the Salvelinus fontinalis isolate EN_2023a chromosome 35, ASM2944872v1, whole genome shotgun sequence genome, one window contains:
- the LOC129834959 gene encoding beta-1,3-galactosyltransferase 1-like → MISHWRTCTKIFLVLVSLRVIYYTVLEYPNNPNHRYRRPPSRRTPDPSRGEDLSSESISPTTNDESTYYMEAETPDNKDTPTMYVDVQPQAESEVYLDTISIQDWPSITLTTVLATPPPPYVSPGPYHVEYPSEYIFILDEPEKCREQNPFLVLMVPVAPNNRDAREAVRSTWGSERQVLGKEVRLFFLLGLPSGEETAQLQEKVLQESKEHQDLLQSDFIDSYKNLTIKTMVMMEWLSSRCPNASYAMKIDSDMFLNVHNLVYMLILHSPKENYMSGQVAIGAAVLHDPSSKWYLPKEVFPELVYPPYALGLGYVFTLDLPRKLVEASRHVKAVYIEDVYLGLCMRHLGIRPTDPPSDNVFQGYAGAQDRCHYMAVITTILDTPQELLDVWRNLHQPGPVCH, encoded by the coding sequence ATGATCAGTCACTGGCGGACGTGCACCAAGATCTTCCTGGTACTGGTGTCGCTGAGGGTCATATACTATACCGTTCTGGAATATCCCAACAACCCAAACCACCGCTACCGGCGTCCCCCTTCCAGGAGGACTCCAGACCCTTCGAGAGGAGAGGACTTGTCCTCCGAGAGCATCAGTCCAACTACTAATGATGAATCAACATATTATATGGAAGCTGAAACACCAGACAACAAGGACACACCTACAATGTATGTTGACGTTCAACCACAAGCTGAATCAGAAGTTTACCTGGACACAATATCCATTCAGGACTGGCcatcaataacactgaccacTGTACTggccactcctcctcctccgtatGTGTCCCCAGGACCGTACCATGTAGAATACCCATCAGAGTACATCTTCATCCTGGATGAGCCAGAGAAATGCCGGGAGCAGAACCCCTTCCTGGTTCTGATGGTGCCAGTGGCGCCCAATAACAGGGACGCTCGTGAGGCCGTCCGCAGTACTTGGGGCAGTGAGAGGCAGGTACTGGGCAAAGAGGTCCGTCTGTTCTTCCTGCTGGGACTGCCCAGTGGAGAGGAGACAGCGCAGCTCCAGGAGAAGGTGCTGCAGGAGAGCAAAGAGCACCAGGATCTGCTGCAGAGCGACTtcatagacagctacaaaaaccTGACCATCAAGACCATGGTGATGATGGAGTGGCTGAGCTCTCGCTGCCCCAACGCCTCCTACGCCATGAAGATCGACTCAGACATGTTCCTCAACGTGCACAACCTGGTTTACATGCTGATTCTACATTCTCCAAAGGAGAACTACATGTCTGGACAAGTGGCAATTGGTGCCGCAGTCCTTCATGACCCAAGCTCCAAATGGTATCTTCCAAAGGAGGTGTTTCCTGAACTGGTATATCCACCTTACGCTCTGGGCCTGGGCTATGTCTTCACCTTAGACCTCCCCAGGAAGCTGGTGGAGGCGTCCAGGCATGTTAAAGCCGTCTACATAGAGGATGTGTATCTGGGACTGTGTATGAGACACCTGGGCATCCGGCCTACTGACCCCCCGAGTGACAACGTCTTCCAAGGGTATGCAGGAGCCCAGGACCGCTGTCACTACATGGCTGTTATCACGACCATTCTCGACACCCCTCAAGAGCTTCTGGACGTATGGAGAAACTTACACCAACCTGGGCCTGTCTGTCATTGA
- the LOC129834961 gene encoding beta-1,3-galactosyltransferase 1-like → MMGVCHNFWPQRPPPDAHDAQPLIAKQCTDDSQQGADRIQLKKRRWCHISCLFLFLVVMMIVVILVIDLKDRISPSTTNPAANMSVRILATPPPYVSPGPYHVEYPSEYIFILDEPEKCREQNPFLVLMVPVAPYNRDARDAVRSTWGSERQVLGKEVRLFFLLGLPSGEETEQLQEKVLQESKEHQDLLQSDFIDGYKNLTIKTMVMMEWLSSRCPNASYAMKIDSDMFLNVNTLVNMLLHAPKQNYMTGLVARRGAVLRDRNSKWYLPMEVFPEPVYPPYALGLGYVFTLDLPRKLVEASRHVKAVYIEDVYLGLCMKHLGIRPTDPPSDNLFQGYAGAQNRCHYMAVITTILDTPQKLLEVWRNLHQPGPVCQ, encoded by the exons ATGATGGGGGTCTGCCACAACTTCTGGCCCCAGCGCCCCCCACCTGACGCCCATGATGCCCAGCCCCTCATCGCTAAACAATG TACTGATGATAGCCAGCAGGGGGCAGACAGGATACAGCTCAAAAAGAGACGTTGGTGTCACATCAGCTGCCTGTTTCTGTTCCTGGTCGTGATGATGATTGTGGTCATCCTGGTAATTGACCTCAAAGACCGGATCTCACCTTCAACAACGAATCCGGCAGCAAACATGTCAGTTAGGATTCTGGCCACTCCTCCTCCGTATGTGTCCCCAGGACCGTACCATGTAGAATACCCATCAGAGTACATCTTCATCCTGGATGAGCCAGAGAAATGCCGGGAGCAGAACCCCTTCCTGGTTCTGATGGTGCCAGTGGCGCCCTATAACAGGGACGCTCGTGACGCCGTCCGCAGTACTTGGGGCAGTGAGAGGCAGGTACTGGGCAAAGAGGTCCGTCTGTTCTTCCTGCTGGGACTGCCcagtggagaggagacagagcagcTCCAGGAGAAGGTGCTGCAGGAGAGCAAAGAGCACCAGGATCTGCTGCAGAGCGACTTCATAGACGGCTACAAAAACCTGACCATCAAGACCATGGTGATGATGGAGTGGCTGAGCTCTCGCTGCCCCAACGCCTCCTACGCCATGAAGATCGACTCAGACATGTTCCTCAACGTGAACACCTTGGTCAACATGCTGCTTCACGCTCCAAAGCAGAACTACATGACTGGACTAGTGGCCCGACGGGGCGCCGTTCTAAGAGACCGTAACTCCAAATGGTATCTTCCAATGGAGGTGTTTCCTGAACCGGTATATCCACCTTACGCTCTGGGCCTGGGCTATGTCTTCACCTTAGACCTCCCCAGGAAGCTGGTGGAGGCGTCCAGGCATGTTAAAGCCGTCTACATAGAGGATGTGTATCTGGGACTGTGTATGAAACACCTGGGCATCCGGCCTACTGACCCCCCGAGTGACAACCTCTTCCAAGGGTATGCAGGAGCCCAGAACCGCTGTCACTACATGGCTGTTATCACGACCATCCTCGACACTCCTCAAAAGCTTCTGGAAGTATGGAGAAACTTACACCAACCTGGGCCTGTCTGTCAGTGA
- the LOC129834148 gene encoding beta-1,3-galactosyltransferase 1-like, whose translation MMGVCHNFWPQRPPPDAHDAQPLIAKQCSTDDSQQGADRTQLKKRRWCRISCLFLFLVVMMIVVILVIDLKERISPSTTNPAANMSVRILATPLPYVSPGPYHVEYPSEYIFILDEPEKCRKQNPFLVLMVPVAPYNRDARDAVRSTWGSERQVLGKEVRLFFLLGLPSGEKTEQLQEKVLQESKEHQDLLQSDFIDSYKNLTIKTMVMMEWLSSRCPNASYAMKIDSDMFLNVNTLVNMLLHAPKQNYMTGLVARWGAVLRDRNSKWYLPMEVFPELIYPPYALGLGYVFTLDLPRKLVEASRHVKAVYIEDVYLGLCMKHLGIRPTDPPNGNLFQVSPVAYDRCTYSRLIATTTYSITHQVNAWTDLHKPGPPC comes from the exons ATGATGGGGGTCTGCCACAACTTCTGGCCCCAGCGCCCCCCACCTGACGCCCATGATGCCCAGCCCCTCATCGCTAAACAATG CAGTACTGATGATAGCCAGCAGGGGGCAGACAGGACACAGCTCAAAAAGAGACGTTGGTGTCGCATCAGCTGCCTGTTTCTGTTCCTGGTCGTGATGATGATTGTGGTCATCCTGGTAATTGACCTCAAAGAACGCATCTCACCTTCAACAACCAATCCAGCAGCTAACATGTCAGTTAGGATTCTGGCCACTCCTCTTCCGTATGTGTCCCCAGGACCGTACCATGTAGAATACCCATCAGAGTACATCTTCATCCTGGATGAGCCAGAGAAATGCCGGAAGCAGAACCCCTTCCTGGTTCTGATGGTGCCAGTGGCGCCCTATAACAGGGACGCTCGTGACGCCGTCCGCAGTACTTGGGGCAGTGAGAGGCAGGTACTGGGCAAAGAGGTCCGTCTGTTCTTCCTGCTGGGACTGCCCagtggagagaagacagagcaGCTCCAGGAGAAGGTGCTGCAGGAGAGCAAAGAGCACCAGGATCTGCTGCAGAGCGACTtcatagacagctacaaaaaccTGACCATCAAGACCATGGTGATGATGGAGTGGCTGAGCTCTCGCTGCCCCAACGCCTCCTACGCCATGAAGATCGACTCAGACATGTTCCTCAACGTGAACACCTTGGTCAACATGCTGCTTCACGCTCCAAAACAGAACTACATGACTGGACTAGTGGCCCGATGGGGCGCCGTTCTAAGAGACCGTAACTCCAAATGGTATCTTCCAATGGAGGTGTTTCCTGAACTGATATATCCACCTTACGCTCTGGGCCTGGGCTATGTCTTCACCTTAGACCTCCCCAGGAAGCTGGTGGAGGCGTCCAGGCATGTTAAAGCTGTCTACATAGAGGATGTGTATCTGGGACTGTGTATGAAACACCTGGGCATCCGGCCTACTGACCCCCCCAATGGAAACCTCTTCCAGGTTTCCCCTGTGGCTTATGACCGCTGCACCTACTCGCGGCTGATAGCCACAACCACATACAGTATCACTCACCAGGTCAACGCATGGACAGACCTACACAAACCTGGTCCTCCCTGCTGA